From Helicoverpa zea isolate HzStark_Cry1AcR chromosome 12, ilHelZeax1.1, whole genome shotgun sequence:
TGTGTCCGCTGTGGGCATGACCAGTTCAGATACTTAAtttacttgtgacgtcacacttttTGCTTCTTATCATGTGTGTAGTACTGGTACTTCAGTACTTCCCATGGAGAATAAACTGACTAGCGGATGTGTCATAGCTCAGAATCGTTAAGGAAGtagtgcgccaaaatgcgggtgttcagggGACGAGGGACGTTACGAGCTCCACCCTGTAAGGGTTTTTTTAAAACCCgcccatccatcctccgagcctttttcccaatcatgttggggtcggcttccagtctaaccggattcagctgagtaccagtgctttacaaggagcgactgccctatctgacctcctcaacccagttacccaggcaacccgataccccttggttagactggtgtcagacttactgacttctgactacccgtaacgactgccaaggatgttcaatgacagccgggacctacagtttaacgtgccatccgaaacacagtcattggtgtctaagaaatacttagaaagtacatacaaacttagaaaagttgcatcggtacttgcctgacctgggatcgaacccgcgccctcatacttgaggttggtcctttacccactaggccaccacgacttatttttaaaacccgcccattattatttatatattaaaataagaattatCAGTCAATCAACACAAATCTTTGGCAGATTGATAACTGACAAGGAACCGGAATGCCTCTTTAATTTTTGTAACTGATCTCGCCACAGTACATTACTTGACCCAGTACTTGAAgtcgcctgacctacctacctTATGGCACTtgtcatctccgctatctttcgtTCATATGTACGTAGACAGCAAGAAAAAGTTATTCTTGCATTTATGTAACATTATAAAACAGTGTTTACTAGTGCTAATATCGGGTTAATAACCATTACAATCGCTATAATATACACCGAATAGATAGGTATATAGTAGGagtttataattttgatgatgaaTTTGAATAACTTTGGGATGCAAGATAATCTAAAAAATTGAGTTTATGGTATAATTTTAGAGAACGTTGTAGAGCGAAAAGCCTTAGCTCCACttatccaattaaaaaaaaaagaccaaaAACAACGGCCAATATTGCCagtgtaaaaaatatagtatttttaggTATAGAtaatataagtttttatttattatccctTGACTACATTGATATACTTCACTTTTATCTCAAAGCAGCCAGCACAGCACCTCGGAAAGAGTGAAATTATGAATCATGACACGATGTGAGGTGGGACTCTttgaccgacttcccaaaaaggaagaggctctcaattcgtcggaatattttattttttgaaagacTGCCCTTAAAAAGAACTCCCATTTTCGTTGGTAAATTTCATAAAATGACAACATCGAATAGTAGGAGCTGGAAGGTCGAATAAAATCTACATTTTTGCTTCCATATAATAAGCGGTGAACCAGTATAGGGATAAGGGTTCTGATTATAGTCTATAGACTTACTTGCTCTAAGTAGGAAATGCGTATAAAAAAACTGGGCGCACCTACATATTGTAGCATATGAATGTAGCTACGGCATAAAACTTTAGAATGTTTTTAGTACCTCCGCCTACGTTATGAAAGTATAGAAATCCATAACGACTGATTACGTTTTGGATAGGTACTTATTTCACATGTTATTTGATGAGATTTACCTACGTATCTTTTACAGATAGGTACCtagatacattttatataacacGTATTGTCGGAGTCACGGTCCATGTCTATTTGATATACATAGATACGACACTGAGACTGCACACATAGATCAAGACGTACCTATCTAGTTTTAGCTTGTGGCAAATAGAGGAATGGATATATAACATTGTCTATTCAACACAATGTACCCATATACGTATAGCGTAGCAATGCGTGCGCGATACCGTAACGGGTAGGTACTTCACTCGCTCGTCACAATACGGAGCCCTAGACACAATGAAGTTTGCGGGAGCAGCCCGCAatctttacaataatatttccgGCCCCACCTTAAATTCTAGTGAACAAACATTGTTAGGGAAACCAAGATATTTTAAGAGCAAATCACGCAAAAGTATTGTAGAAAagattaatgtaaaataaaaacaaaaaataaacatagtaaCAAGCTCGTTTGGACattttattcatgtaaatttgcagatataattaatacaaattatGGTCATGTAAATTGGGAactatgataaataattattactatcAGCTGGTTTAGAGGACACTGTCTTATACCGTCTCCGAATAGCTTAATTCCAGCCATTGTTTAATTTTGATGACTCATCGAAATATAAAAAGGCAGTCTCGGAGGTGTGGCATTACAAATACTGTCTTATTCCTAAGTTTACATAATGAGATTTTTATTGTGATAGTGATAAAACACAAACTTAAACTATGTGAACATTCTACTTCCTGAATGGGTACTAATGCATGCATGACTCCATTATATTAGGTTCCTCACCTTCTAGGATGTTGTATTAAGTGCAGAGCTATGTCATAGTCAACTAAATTCCTAAAAGATTAATGTGACAAAACCTATATTGTCTACATGTCATACATCACAATTTTTCCTAAAGTTATCTGTACAGTTTCGGTAATTTAAGATGTCTAATATGCCAATCACTATACATTACATCCAAATAATAACTTTATGCTGAGCAGCTGATGTATTATATACTTTGCTGCTGTGCCTTCACAGGATGTGTATTGGAAGTTCAGCAACATGTCTCCAATAAGTAGTCATACACAATTTCTATTTTCAAACAATTCAGGATTGCTAACAAAACAATCTAGATACAAAGTAAATTATTCACAAAGAAAtccataaataaactttttattaaaattgtataagaCTGAAATACTTTGTATGTTGACACTACTGATTTCATGAATGTATGATCATTCATTTCAGAgagcaatataatattatttgtcagACTCGTTTTGTTCAGGTTCAACTGCTTTCAACCATGGGTGCTGAAGGCACTCATAGGCAGTGGCACGCCGATTTGGATCGAAATCAAGCATGGGCTTTAAGAAATCAGCAAAGTCTTCTGCATCTTTCTGACTCCACTCATACTTCTCAGTAAGCACAGACACTAAGCCCCATGGTTTCAAGCCAGTAATGTTCCTCAACTCACCCTTTTTATTGAAGAATACTTTGGAATATTTTCCAGAGGCTGCAATTCGTTTTGGGATATCTCCTAATAGTTCTATAATATGAGCAAGGTGATCCTCATCACGGCTATAGCCATCACCAGAATGCGGCTCAAATAAATAGTCTCCGGTGGCCAACTCGAAGGCCATACATGCAGTGCTCCATATGTCAGCTGAAGTTCCATAGCCAGCACTCAGCAACACTTCCAGGGATCTGTACTGCCTAGTTTGTATATCTTCAGTGAAATGCCGGTGGACCCAACAAGCATTACCTAGATCTGCAATCTTAACTTCTAAGTCACAGATATCAAAAGCTGGATCAAATTTTTTATCAAGTGATTTTCCTTTTGTAGACTGAGAATTGAAAGAAGGTGGAGTGTCAGTCATTTCTCCTTCAGACATAGGGGTACCAGCATCATCTCCACAGCCATATTGCTTAGTCCTTACCTGCACTGCATCAGCATCAGTATCAAACGCTTCTTCATCGGCGCGTTCATCATTGCACCCATTGATATTAGTTTCATTGTCAGAGCGTGTAGTCTCAATGACACTTGCCTCTTCAGGTGTTGGAGGTGAATCATCATTGTCTTGCGACATAGGAGCTGACTCGCTGTTATTGACCACTTTTTTCTGTTCTTCCATTTCCTCTATTTGTTCCATTTGCTTTTTAAGCAGCATTGATTGACGCTTAGCTTTCTTCTTTAACTTCTTCTTTTTATTTCTACTCATTTTAGCAGTTACTACCTGTTCCTGAAATTCCTTTGGCGCAGTACTAATCAGGGAATGAGGCAGTCTCAAGCCTAGGGAATGTAATTCAGTAGCCTCAGCTGCAAGCTTGCGTATGTAAGATTCATCAACACAAACCAAGACATTCTCGGGTTTAATATCTGTATGGATAATCTTACATTTAGTATGGAGGTAATCCAACCCTTCCAGCACTTGACGTATGATAGTTTTAACGTTTTCCCGTGGTATACCTCTATAATTAGATTTGAGTATCAACTTCAGTAGGTGGTGACCCAGAACTTCAAACACCATGCACACATGGGTGCCATTCACACCGGTTATTTTAAAGTCATTAAGCAACTGTACGGTCTTATTCCTCTTGGGATCCGCTGGATCACTGTCTCGAACCGCTTTCAGAATCTTTATTTCGTCTAAAGCCGTCTCCGTAAAATGAGGTGCCGATTTTACGACTTTCAATGCGACAAAACGTTTGTCAACAAGATCCCAACACAACCACACGGTGGAGAAATGACCCCATCCCAGTTTTCTAGTGACGTGGTACCGATTCAGGAACAAGTCTCCAATTTTGACAGGATGGTAACCACCCTTACAATAGTCGGCGCTGTCCTCCTGTTCCTCGTCGTCGCTCGCATATTGCTCGTCTTCATCCTCTTCGATCGTTTCATTGGAAGAGCTATGTGTAGGTTCTAAACGATTCTGATTCTGGTTGCGCAGACCGTTTCCTTGTACACCAGCCCCGTGGTCCTCCTCGCGATTTTTCTTTTTACCGAGTTTATGCCGTTTCTTTTTCGCCTGAATGGCGAGCACTCTTCTATTTACATCTGATTTAGAACTCATTTAGTAAATTAAACACTTTCAACAACGCCAATGTATATATAAATTTATCTTTTCATCTCAAATCTTTTTGTTTGAGTATGGCGGCCGGTCGCAGAACAAAATGCGCTCGAACATGAACTCAAAATGTTGCTAGCAATAAAATGTGTTATGAGCCATAGACAACAATTTTATACCATACcttattttatatcttttttaatacaaaaataactgatTCAGGGAATGaggaaacttttaattaaatattgtgtgGTAATGTAATTAgaggaagcttaaaaaatagtCGCATGAGTCGATCGAAAATAAGAATTGGTAGCAGCACTTATCTTAAACAGCAAcatgaagttttattttaaaagatttttaaacTCTCACATTGCACACGtacatatttctcaataatCGTGACAGCAAccccatctatactaatattataaagaggaaaactttgtttgtttggttgtaatgaatggGCTCAAAAACcactggaccgttttttttaatcctttcaccattcgaaagctacattatccacgagtaacacagggtatattttatcccgatatgggcagtagttaccacgggacgcggataaaactgcgggaaaacggctagtaactaaataaatttctATAAGTTTCGTACTTTATAGTAACATTATTATCGCATTTAAGTCCTGATTGCTTCGAATGTATGTTGATTTAAGATTTGATATTTATAAGGCCCCTCTTTGGGGCAAAAACACAATAACAATTTGGGGGATAAACAGAATAAGACATTGGTATTCTTGCCGTATATACATTGTAGTCTTTGGCCCCACCTACCTAACCTATTGGATCAGACCATGAAAATGGGGCCACAACAATACATGAAGATTCAAGAAGCCCAAAACATCAGTTTAGTAACATTACCAGCTAGGCGTAGACTGGACAAGGTGTGTTCTCGTGCTTAAAGGTGCCTCACAAAGCCTCTGTACCTAAATGCGATGGCTCTGACTCACAGCCCAAGACAAGACAGTGTCTTATTCTGTTCATCATAATACCCTTTCAAGTAACTAAGTATAAAGCTGGCTATCAAACTACACGGTGGTTAAACTGATAGgggtaattaaaaataactaaaataaaaacaactgttttttttagtcATTATTATTGATCTTTTGTTGTGATTGTGGGCTGCTTAGGCGGTACATCTTTcatactcattttttttttctccttttCATTTAGTTTTTTAACTGGTATTAAAACAATACCACCAATAAGAACAAGTGTTCCGGCCACGTAAAATGATACTGAGTATCCAAAACTATTTTTCAAAATGCTAGATAACGGTGTACTTATTAAACTTCCTAGACCTTGAAACATTATCATAATACCAGTTGCGTTTGTTAACATATCTAATCCAAATAAGTGCACTAATACTACACTACGAACACAACTTAAACTAGCAATATGAAATCCAAACAATATGCATATCACATATACATAATAAAggttaaatgaaaaattaaatgaaataattgcaGTTCCAGATATTAAACACACAGCCATATACAAATATACAGGATTTAATTTCATGGCCAATGCACCTATAGTCAGACGACCTAGAGCATTTGCAAAACCGATGACGCTTACAAATATACTACAGTGTGCAGGATCGATGCCCTCACTTTTAGCCCTATCCGGTAGGAACACATAAGGCACTAAATACCCTAAATATGTGAAGAAGCCGCTCGTACAtagtaatataaatgaaaatcttCTCAGTAATTTTGGATCCATCATAGTTGCAAGAATTCTTCTTACAGCAGTTGTAAAAACACcccttttttcatttaaatcggcaGCAGTTACAGCACGTGACACCGCCATTTGATATTCGAGACCCGTTCTTGCTTCCGGTGCAGTTTCCATTTTACTTTTTTGATAAGCCGGCAACTTATCTAGCCTTCCGTCATAAAAAGCGTCATCTCGATACATTGGTCGAGCTTGGGCTACATGTTCTTCCCAATGGAATAATCTTTGAAACACAGAGCGTTTAATTGGctcttcaatattaatatttatttctatggcTTTCTCAGCATTATCGTCTTTGACACTTACTCTAGATTTCGACTTGGATATTAAAGACTGAACTTGTTTCAATTGTCTTCGACTGATTCCACTTTGAGGACCTTGAGCGGTAAGAGTAAGCCTTGATGCAACTGCTGTAGAAGGACCCGCTTGCGTCGGCGTTGGCACTGTACTCTCTCCAATCACTGCTGCCGCAGTAGGAAAGTGTGCATTCGATACAGCGCTGAACAGCCGTTCTGCAGCACTTGGCATCACTCCTTCTCTTTTTGTCTTTGATGGTGCTGCTTTTATGGCAGCCAAGCTAGGCAAGTACGCTACGGTACGAGTAGGTTCGTCTACTACCGTCGTCACAGTTAAAGAAAGTAAAGGGCGAAAGGTCATCGCTAAAAAGTATATTAAACCCACTAATCCAGATTGCATTAATACAAGCAAACGCCATCCGGCCAATTTTACTATGTATGAGTTTACTGTAAACATAATCATAATGCCAATGCTGGAACCAATACTTGAAATTGCCATTGCCAAAGATCTAAGTTTTTCAAAGTAAAAGCCCACTACTAATCCGGACCCCATGCTACAAAGGCAAGCTCCAAATCCTCCAAAAAGTCcgtataaaataagtattgttacaaaatcaacaacaaaatatgtacaaagtAAAGCTGACGCAGAAATAATTGAACCAGTCATACAAACTGCCCGGAATCCAAATCTGTTAATAAGCGCCGATACAAGTGGTCCTCCCATAAAGTACACTGCTACTGCTACAGAGTTGACAAGTGCCACCACAGACTCTCCAACTTTAAGATCATCGCACATGTCGTGATATATACTGCCAAATGTGAAGTAAACTCCGTCTAATAGAAAAATCGTTAAAAAACTCGCTGCGACTACGACCCAACCCCATCCTCCTTCAGCTGGTACTGATATTTGTGCAGTTATTTCTGTTTCCTCAACGCCTTCAATGTCTTCAGGTTTAATGGTGCTGCTACTATCCTTAGTATATACTTTGCTTGGTACAATTATGCTTTTCTTTGTGCCAGTTGGTTTGGCGGCACCCACCTTAGGTGGCATTTTAAGTATTCTGTTTTAAACTACATGCAAAATAAGAGTAGTATCACTTTAATGTAATGAACATCATCATCTAGTTCTGATGGGAAACGTCAAAAAACAGTCATCAAACCATCATCAATCTGATGCATTGCCTAGGTTTTGGTCATGGTAGGCATTGGCTTTTAGCTGCTAGCCACAGAACAATAATTATAGTTGTACCTTCTTTCTAAGTTTTATTCTAATGAGGTAGCACGGCGGTCATCGCTTTAAACCacctttatatttatatacatatacattcaTAGCAAAGGTAAGCAGCAGAAACAAATGTGCTCGTCCACCTCCGGTGTACAGACTATAAAACatggttgtttttttattcGGAAGTGTTTTCCATAATTGAGTGTAAATATATACTAgtgtttttttaaccgacttcccaaaaaggaggaggttctcaattcggccggtatgttttttttttctatgtatgtacatcgattactccgaggtttatagaccgatttacgtgattctttttttgttcgacgcggaatagctgccagttggtcccatagtcgtcaggtcaggatctgatgatagaaaccctgagaaatcgagggcaaccttcgaaagttgtaggcatacatagggtaaaaacttgacactcaggtgtatgcctaaaaacactatacaacagtgaaggtttggagctgacctgatgatggagaccagagagggtcgagggaactcgacaactgaatatgtaaaatacctcgtatttgggcttatattctttgtattgatgagaactttccacttatatggatagggaCAACTActtattcgtatcactgaaaagctgtaaataaaaaactgttttacaaaaaaattaaaccgactaccaaaaacactaaaaagcaaaaaaaaaaaaactaattttgggtgcatcggcctagaaggcggtggcaaaattaacttaatgacatccataagacaccgacttctaggccgatgcaccttaATTTTTCCACCATAATTTTTTGtagaaaagttttttatttagtttaaacgTTCTCTTTGCCgttttttcaaaacttttacaCTTAACTAGCGATTTCACCCACGTTTCGTGGTCACTACACTCACTACTATCCGTaccgatataaaatatttagaaagagtgtagctttccaagcGTCCTTTCTTTGAGTGTAGTTTCGGAGTCTCTAAGatagaaagaaacaaaaaaaaatatttttttttctgtttattatatAGAAGCATACCACTTATATTCATAAATACTTTTTCCTTCGAACATCTCATATTTTGCTCGATCATAtttcattatgttttatttacatagttatttacatagatatttacaacacaaaaaaaaaactatcctactaaaacaataaaaaaaaacagtatatctaaaacgcgtcaaaaattcatccccatccctgtcaactgggagcatacccaagaggctggcagcattacctcgttggatggccatgctgatcctttttccgaggtaatagccagccttttggtcacgagaagcgtcaaccagccgcctaggtaggggcccgattctcctaagttaataatgtcaaaatctaaaagaatcgcaatatgatcgtaatagcagttttaaccatatcgggcattctgctactaatataagaccaatcgtattccaacgacattcaattggtgtgcgattggtctgctattttgatgattttggtctatgcggtagtttgctctacaataatattgcaatagttaatcatttgcagacaaaatgattcattattgaatgacagaaaatgataaaaacgtttatttcaaagaaaaaatagcggaatgccacatacgtttcaatcgtaatcgagtcgggattggatcgcagtcgaacgtgaatcgtatgttgcttaagtaaaataaggagaatcgggccccagatctttaaatagggtgtggacattcggaccccacgacccgagggtttcaaccccaaacggttcgaacatatagttgccgacaaggccactatatttccacCGCTTAAGATTCTCCGCGGCCGCaccggcagcagcagcacatcacgcagaacttggaaggtgggatggcgcaagagtattatattatattagtattgataGTGTAGAAAAGATGTCGTGCAGTGGTTTTTGGGTTAAACTGtagttcagctacttttgaaaTTTTTGAATGTGAAGTGAATTCTAGCCTTTATGTTATCAGTAATTTATCTACGTTGTAGTTATTATACAACGGTTACGGTATGGTATAACTTTTTCAACAGTTTTCGAAATTATTTGTATTCAATATAAATAGTAACACATTCAAAGTAAAcatatcaaaatgtttttttttggtagttccaagaactattatttattctacATACTATTTATGTCTCCGACTAAAAGACTTGTTTCTTTGGAcaggaataaattaaaaaaaaaaaactttggctGACAAGCGCTCTGTGAATAGAGCAGAATAGAGTGACGTTATTGGTTTGAAGTTTGAGTTTTGGTTGAAATCTGAGTGAGTGACAACGGTCGTTTTGGAGGGAAAAAGTCGGAGAAACACAATCTGGCGGtccttaatttataaaattgtatgtaagtaaAGCAATCATGTCACAAACATCAATTACATCATTCTTTAATAGTAGAAAAAGACCTGCTACGGAGGAACTTTTtacttctaaaaataaagtGCCCCACATTGACCGGGCTATAGATACGAAAAATGTATCCACGGGAAAAAAATCCATGGTTAAGACTTGTGAAATCATCACAAGGGAGTTTAAACATCCAACTAAATCTAGTGACGTTGCTAAGAAAGAGTCGTCGCAAGTTGAGATACGAGAAACACCACAAGACACAACGCAAGTGCCGCCAAAAGTCACAGCATTTGCTAAAAAGGTGAATGCATCTAATACAATTAAAACTATACAAAACACCAAATCAGAAACTATTACCACATCGCGTAAAGAATTAAGTCTTGGCGACATCAGAAAAAAATTAGCTGGAAGTTCGAGGTTAGCAGAATTAAGAGCAACCGCTGATCGTCTGAGCAAAGGCATACAAGATCTCAAACAAGCTAGCGAGAAGAGGAATCTACGAGAATTCAAATCTATTGATGTGGAAGTACCAGTAaggtatgtataaataaatggtgttttataaaatattagccTTGTACTATGTAGGTAGTTAATCATGTAAGTTCTAAATGTAAACATATTAAAGATAGCGGTTGGAGTGTAGCAGAGTTCAAAGGCGGCCTCTTGGCTTAGTTTCTTTTCTATAAAGTTAGGCAGTCATTAAAGCTCAAATGTAATGTTACACATActaaatacatatttgattgCTATAAGATTTCTTTAACTTAAATTAACTCTTATATTTTGCAGTCCAAGCAAGAAAACTCTTCTTCAAAATGAACTATCACCGAAGAAATGTACTTCAATGCCAGCACCACAAAGACCACTTATTTCTCCCAGAAAAGTGGTTGTCAGCCCTATCAAGAGCCCAAGCAAGGTTGGTATTGTAATAATAGCCTAAGTATGTCATTaggtaattattaaaaataaaaatgtttgtttgtcataTACATgctaaataagtacctacctgcaTCCACAATACAAACAACACTAAGTTTTTGCTAGTTACTGTATGATTTCCTCTCCATTCTCAACATGTTAGTGTAAAATCCGATccaattttataaattctataAACATTTGTTATTTGTCTATGAAAATGATCTGCATTTACACgttttactaaattaatatgTGGGTTGAAAAAAACGAGTTTGTAATAGAGGTTGATTTGATAATAACAACAGGGCTGTTGAGAATGTAGTTAGGTTAGACAACACATTCTTTTGTATGTGGGTACACTATTTTTCATTAATAGATTAGTTACTATACACCACATTCTCCatgaaatatcattttttttacttgttcttATAAGAAAAGAGTTAGGTTATCTTAGGCTTTTAGTCAGTTCAATAAAAGATCTGTTGTGTTAATTTCAGGTCCCTGCTTACATTAGACATGCAGCCCTTGCCACTTCCTCCAGCAGCCTGCCATTGCCTCATCACTACAGATTCCTTGCAGAACTGTTCCGTGGCATGGAAACAGTGGTTGCATTACTCTATAACAGAAATGAAAAGATAACCTTTGATAAACTGAAACCCTCTGTACAAGAAATGCTGAAAAGATCATTCACTCAGAAACATTTGGCTCAAATAAAACATCTTGTGCCAGATTTTTACAATTTCGAAGTTCAGAAGCTAAAGAACTTTAGTGCCTCATCTCACAAAGAAAAGCATGAATTGATAATTTCACCTAATTTCCCGAATGATTTCAAAGTGATGAATCCAAGTGTGTTACTGGAGAGGCGTCGATACTTTTATGATACCTTGCTACAGTTAGTCAAGAAACATCATGCACAATATCTGCAGACACTTGATCCTCCAATGGTGATCCCTGATGATAAGCTAACTCGTTGGCATCCTGAATTCGAAATAGAAAAGATACCAGAAGTTGAAAGTGCCAAGTTACCTGAAATGCCAAATGTTGAGACTTTCTCTAGTGCGCAAGATGTACTAGCCAAGGCTCGTGAATTATTCAAATGTAATACCAAAATGGAAAGAGCTTTAGAGAAGTTGGCTCAAGCTAAATCCCGTGGTCTCACT
This genomic window contains:
- the LOC124635090 gene encoding SRSF protein kinase 3, which codes for MSSKSDVNRRVLAIQAKKKRHKLGKKKNREEDHGAGVQGNGLRNQNQNRLEPTHSSSNETIEEDEDEQYASDDEEQEDSADYCKGGYHPVKIGDLFLNRYHVTRKLGWGHFSTVWLCWDLVDKRFVALKVVKSAPHFTETALDEIKILKAVRDSDPADPKRNKTVQLLNDFKITGVNGTHVCMVFEVLGHHLLKLILKSNYRGIPRENVKTIIRQVLEGLDYLHTKCKIIHTDIKPENVLVCVDESYIRKLAAEATELHSLGLRLPHSLISTAPKEFQEQVVTAKMSRNKKKKLKKKAKRQSMLLKKQMEQIEEMEEQKKVVNNSESAPMSQDNDDSPPTPEEASVIETTRSDNETNINGCNDERADEEAFDTDADAVQVRTKQYGCGDDAGTPMSEGEMTDTPPSFNSQSTKGKSLDKKFDPAFDICDLEVKIADLGNACWVHRHFTEDIQTRQYRSLEVLLSAGYGTSADIWSTACMAFELATGDYLFEPHSGDGYSRDEDHLAHIIELLGDIPKRIAASGKYSKVFFNKKGELRNITGLKPWGLVSVLTEKYEWSQKDAEDFADFLKPMLDFDPNRRATAYECLQHPWLKAVEPEQNESDK
- the LOC124635104 gene encoding uncharacterized protein LOC124635104 codes for the protein MPPKVGAAKPTGTKKSIIVPSKVYTKDSSSTIKPEDIEGVEETEITAQISVPAEGGWGWVVVAASFLTIFLLDGVYFTFGSIYHDMCDDLKVGESVVALVNSVAVAVYFMGGPLVSALINRFGFRAVCMTGSIISASALLCTYFVVDFVTILILYGLFGGFGACLCSMGSGLVVGFYFEKLRSLAMAISSIGSSIGIMIMFTVNSYIVKLAGWRLLVLMQSGLVGLIYFLAMTFRPLLSLTVTTVVDEPTRTVAYLPSLAAIKAAPSKTKREGVMPSAAERLFSAVSNAHFPTAAAVIGESTVPTPTQAGPSTAVASRLTLTAQGPQSGISRRQLKQVQSLISKSKSRVSVKDDNAEKAIEININIEEPIKRSVFQRLFHWEEHVAQARPMYRDDAFYDGRLDKLPAYQKSKMETAPEARTGLEYQMAVSRAVTAADLNEKRGVFTTAVRRILATMMDPKLLRRFSFILLCTSGFFTYLGYLVPYVFLPDRAKSEGIDPAHCSIFVSVIGFANALGRLTIGALAMKLNPVYLYMAVCLISGTAIISFNFSFNLYYVYVICILFGFHIASLSCVRSVVLVHLFGLDMLTNATGIMIMFQGLGSLISTPLSSILKNSFGYSVSFYVAGTLVLIGGIVLIPVKKLNEKEKKKMSMKDVPPKQPTITTKDQ
- the LOC124635222 gene encoding DNA replication factor Cdt1, whose translation is MSQTSITSFFNSRKRPATEELFTSKNKVPHIDRAIDTKNVSTGKKSMVKTCEIITREFKHPTKSSDVAKKESSQVEIRETPQDTTQVPPKVTAFAKKVNASNTIKTIQNTKSETITTSRKELSLGDIRKKLAGSSRLAELRATADRLSKGIQDLKQASEKRNLREFKSIDVEVPVSPSKKTLLQNELSPKKCTSMPAPQRPLISPRKVVVSPIKSPSKVPAYIRHAALATSSSSLPLPHHYRFLAELFRGMETVVALLYNRNEKITFDKLKPSVQEMLKRSFTQKHLAQIKHLVPDFYNFEVQKLKNFSASSHKEKHELIISPNFPNDFKVMNPSVLLERRRYFYDTLLQLVKKHHAQYLQTLDPPMVIPDDKLTRWHPEFEIEKIPEVESAKLPEMPNVETFSSAQDVLAKARELFKCNTKMERALEKLAQAKSRGLTEQEKAVTGITDSKPSTSVNGMKTNSTQTSQASTSSVTLLNPALRNLPTALLEKVKAKQAAKALEAMTRSSENDQKYMIYSRLPDLARTLRNIFVTERKNVLALNIILSKLDSSFKANVSANDLQRDIKVLTEELPDWVKLHEIRNNIYLKLDKNADLQKNLSKLEALADKYKNE